TGATGTTTTACAATCAGATTTTAAAGACTTCATTTTGGCTTACAAAAGGATGTATTTTGAGGTGAAAATTGGTTtcttatagtaaaaaaaatttctcaagttttgagtattttttcctccccatttttttcttcttcttagcCTCTATTTACAATGTATTCACTTGCTGAACTCCTAGCTGAGAATCAACTGacttcatcaaattattttaattggagaaaaaCTCTAGAATTCGTTCTCGATTGTGAAGGAGTTGGTTTTGTGCTAACAAATCCATGTCCTTATGAGGACACCACCAACAAATTCAACACATGGTGTTTTGCTAATAACATGGCAATAAATATTGTTCTATTCTCTCTGTCACCGGAATTCCGATGTCTCTACGATACTTATCCGACGGCGTCGGATATAGTGAATAGTATCGCGGATACGTTTGAGCCACAAAATCGACCTTTGAGATCATTGGCGATTTTTCGGATAACGAACTCTAGATTCGAGGATGGTTCATCCGTACATGATCATGTACGGGGAATGGTGGCCTCGTTGGAAGAGTTTAAGATATTGGGAGGGTCGATTGACCCGACTTCTCAGGTGGATATCATTCTCAACTCGTTACCGGACAGTTTTCACGAGTTTAAGACGTGCATGATGTCAAAAGTCAAGTGCAACGTCGTTGACCTTGTGACGGAACTGCAGAAGCGTGGGGAGTCGTTGCAAGAGGTCGGTACTGTGTCATCTTCATCGGGGATCATATCGGGAAAGGGAAAGGAAAAGATAGTGGAAGTGCCCGAAGACACACCGGAAGGAAGTGATGAAGGACAAGTTGTAGATCGGTTCACCGGAATCTACTATAGGAGACGGAAATGGAGGAAGACATCAAACAACTAAGGagcaaatttaattttcaaatcgATGTGTATTACTTCTATGATAGATAAGataatcaaaatttgcaaGTCATGAATAACTTATTCTTTACAAGTTGGAATCAAATATTGGAGATCACAAATCACTCTATACAACATAATTTATCTCCAATTATCCTTAAAACAATACAAAGAGtgttaccaaaaatgaaaagaaaatagctAAGAAAAGAAGAGGCAACTTACCTTCATCATGTCATTTTGTGAAACAAAAGAGACCATCAAAATGGCAATTTGACCTAGAGCTCATTTTGTTTGCTTGATAATGGCAATCCTGTCATACACACaggttaaattttttttgaaaaaggaTCCAATGAAAATATGGAGGTCTTGAGCTATAGTTACCTTTCTCTTATATGATAAACGCCCTCGAGAATTTCCGTTGCATGTTGTACCTTCGAATACTCTGGCCTTTCTTTGCTTTCCAGAAACAAGTTTGAAACCCTTACAAATGTTTCAAGCTCTTCTTGGATTTTGTTGAGCTGTTGATCTATGTGTGTCACGAAGTCCTCATAAGTTGAGGATTTCCTTGGATCCCGGACATCGTCAGCGtcatttaacattttttcacTGACAGGATCTTCGAGGCTGTTACAGCCATTTTCACTGTGGGTGGTTCTTTGATTCTCGGATGAAACTTGCATTTCCTGATCTTCTTCGAATTCCATGTTATCCGAATCCAATTGCAGGTCGTCGTCTGTAATGTTTTCCTCTGTCGGTGATACAATTCGAACGGGACTAGAGGGTTCCGACTCACTAACCTCAAGGTCCAGAGTCATATTCCCAATAAGTAGACTTTCCTTCATGGAGATTGCCTGAAACTTAATCTTTTTCTTTAGACCAAGCTGAATATGAGAAAGAAAACTACTCCATCAATCCagaataaacataaaaaaactaaGCTAAAAGAGACAGATATGGTTGTGCATTTTGCGACAATTAATCTTCTGAATCATAGCAAAACCTTTTTATGACTGAAACTGCACTAGGTGCAAGGAGCTTTAGCAACTCAATCATAGCAGGTTGCGGATAAAATTAGTTACGAGCTTCTAACAAGTTTCCACAATCAACTTTACATGCATATTTTCTATCAATCAAGAATGTTGATGGTTAAACAagtaagtaaataaatatatccatCACTACCAACACCATGCACTTGTTTCCGACATATTTTACTTTCCAATGGAAATAAAGTTTCAGTCCCACGCACACCCTACATGCAAGATGCCTAAACAATCTATCAGAGCTATGTTACTTGGAATTACATCTGATTCAGCCGAAATATTCAACCACGTTCCCAATTTTCTTGGTAAATGATTTCTATTCAAGAGGGATCAACAAAAGCATTTTCCACCCCTGTTTGATCCGTAGGTTTCAGACTTACGTATTCGTTCCACTAGTGGAGTCACCCCCAAATGCAGATATGAAGCTATACCTCATTCAGTTTCACAGAAAACTGATCAAACAATTCGATACGAGTCTTCAACTTCTCCATGGCTTGCatgattttcttcttttgaaaAAGCAACTCCCTTGCTTCATTTTCCTTTCCGGTCTGAACACTAACCGCTGCTTGCCGTCTAATCTTCTCAACTGCTTCCGATAACCGAATGAGTCTCAGCCTTGCATTACTCGCTGCAATACAAACTAACTCAATGTTTCCACAGAGAAAGCTATACATACCAGAAAACTAATAGTAGTGTGTTTTTCCTATCTCAAAGTTTCAATCTCTTCGACTGATCGTTACTCTCGACGGTGAAGATGTTATTGACTGTGAACCTATATTAGGTTATTTACATAGAGGAATGGAGAAAATTGCGGAAAATCGAacaattatacaatatttgcCTTATGTAACACGTTGGGATTATTTggacataaattaaaaattgaatttagaaAAACCCTCAACTTAAACAAAATGTCTTCCATTACTAGCAAAATGAGTGGAAATCTGCTCCAAATCTgaaccaaaatttcaaatcaacTACCATCCATGGCATAGCTTTCAGATCTGGAATTTTCCATCCGA
The nucleotide sequence above comes from Salvia hispanica cultivar TCC Black 2014 chromosome 5, UniMelb_Shisp_WGS_1.0, whole genome shotgun sequence. Encoded proteins:
- the LOC125188241 gene encoding uncharacterized protein LOC125188241 — its product is MYSFLCGNIELVCIAASNARLRLIRLSEAVEKIRRQAAVSVQTGKENEARELLFQKKKIMQAMEKLKTRIELFDQFSVKLNELGLKKKIKFQAISMKESLLIGNMTLDLEVSESEPSSPVRIVSPTEENITDDDLQLDSDNMEFEEDQEMQVSSENQRTTHSENGCNSLEDPVSEKMLNDADDVRDPRKSSTYEDFVTHIDQQLNKIQEELETFVRVSNLFLESKERPEYSKVQHATEILEGVYHIRERIAIIKQTK
- the LOC125188240 gene encoding uncharacterized protein LOC125188240, which translates into the protein MAINIVLFSLSPEFRCLYDTYPTASDIVNSIADTFEPQNRPLRSLAIFRITNSRFEDGSSVHDHVRGMVASLEEFKILGGSIDPTSQVDIILNSLPDSFHEFKTCMMSKVKCNVVDLVTELQKRGESLQEVGTVSSSSGIISGKGKEKIVEVPEDTPEGSDEGQVVDRFTGIYYRRRKWRKTSNN